GTAAAAATTTACAGATCaaataccccaaaaaaaaaattcattgtcAGAACAATCacggaaaaattaaaaaaataaattaaaaggtataacgtggatcagtccacgttttacaatatatatttgtGAGACGTGGTACTGTCCACGACTCACATTGTTGTCCTAAATTTTCTCAGCTTTCTCCTCCGCCTCTTCCTCCATCTTCCTCCATCTTTTGAAGTTACAGAACCTCTCCATCtccttctccttttccttctcctccatttattttctttttaaaccctGCAATACAGTCTAATTTTTGGAGcaacttcttcatctttatcttttgttgctatttaaattaaagtattttttctaactcatataatattgtatatttatagtagatgtagATATCTGTTTAtcttatatatcttaattgttattttttatttgtgttattttaatacgtataagatatatgtttgtgttatttgtgttattttaatttgaacttaagatatgattgttagaagcattattatataaaGGGTCTgatttgtttagtagcacttttgaagaaatttgttgttatgttactgttatttttgtggattgttatataaaagatctgaataactaattgtttttcattgtacctttaatgtgatatttatatagccagaaaagtgaaacttaattgatgcctcagtagccaaaaaaaaaaagatacttaaaatgtcatgATAATGCTTTATTATATGGGACCTAAGTCTAAGTGGGTGGACAATTATTTTGTCTATACCTTATAGGTATTAATGTGGTCCACTATCAGTGGTTTCTAAATAAGGCGTATGAAAGTTGGCTTTATCTAACCAGTGCATATTTGTTCTGCTaaaattgaaataatatatattttttttaatagtaagttactccaaatagcttgatctggacctcttttttttttttttatctaaggTATGGAGTTTCCACGGGTATGCGTACATCTGGGGCCAGAAGTGTACAATGtgttaacactccaggagaagcatcgatCACAGGCTgtgtgtgttatatcccgtatttttgtacattggattatttgtaagctaatcgatataagttcaaggacaagattatttttggaatatgaaacaaggacttttaatccccgactttaattagtgcacgatttgcttataaatttcaattagtatagaaatattagtggagattaacgattaattaaccatgattagattattaattgatgattagtgattaattaagattatttAAGTTATTAATGCactaaatggaccccactacaacatggccaaacctaattggtccatgccatagtggggcaCGTGTCAACCTATGGGGCAGCATATAAGTTCATAGTTGATGACTAACCTATTAGTCatactttcatttccaacttCATCCACAAAattgaattagagagagagaagctcagccatggcagctcacggccatggctgttcaTGATTTAGTTCATGATCTTGATAGAAAAATTTAATTTCTAAGATGTTCTAAACATTCAAGGTGATTAGCAACGCGAATTTAATCCTTGGGGCAGCAAGAACACTTGCAATTTTAATCCATAAATTCCAGCAACGTTAAGAGGCcaagcttgctaaggtaaggtttaattctctcctacatgttttagagatggtttggtctttgtataatttggtggatgtggaattggatgcaaggaattgtgtatgttgatgctAAAGTTCTGTATGGGCCGTATTGGGTCTATTCTAAtctaataatggtggattaattttgattagtgttgttgttattgttgtcattgattatatgatgaaagTGAAAGGAAAGCTTAAATCATGTTAGAAACTTGTATCGATTTCATGGGTTGTTCTAGAACTTGTTGTGATATTAGGGTAGTTTCCTTGCATATAGTAGTTGATGTCGTTGTTGTGTGGTTGCTGATATGAATCACCAAACTTGGAAGAAAgaagcgtataaaatatcgtatacgaagcgtatgtggtctgcttggtatattcttagatgttcgtgagattatcgggcattgttatgttgtaattaggggctgttcggggcgtgttgttgttcttgttgaattggaggactaagtgtagttaagattatgcattgtgttgttgtaattgttggactattataaggtcgtttcgatgaagtgttgtggctatagattattaagaataacttgaatatgtcgtagtcgttatgttaattattattgaatgttgtaatgtgtgggctgatttggaatgttgtgcggaCTGTTTCGGggtattcttgaatcttgttctggttagtcttgatatagtacttggacgtgtggttgttgatgttgatttggtcgtttcatagttggcttgaatgtgagggaaatgaacaatataggggaaatgtcaCCCAATTTTCTAGAGATAAGCCACCAATGTTGAAATACGTTTTaaacctttccgtagcttaaccatagttcttaacgttttaatataggttgaggtactcCGGACAACATATTCGTATTGTACCGCGGATAAgcattaaaggtatgtaaagctatcctttctttcatttggcatgatCTACATGAAGTAAAccgacgacgaatgtataagttcctattcttagagacactaggatggctaatgtccttgatttccataagctatttcatattatcttgatacgtgtctatgattcctgaagttctatttgatataatccatagtgacattcggagggtacttgacatgaccgTCGTccttgatactcaagtgttagttcattctacttattctattgagtctcagatgatgatttagtttgcatatggttgctcactactctgctcgtgcatgctgttataatatctttcaccgagtcccgggccgggtctgttttcgtgcacagtttcacgatgatgtgatgatggcaccgagtcccatgatgggccgggcatggtatacatgtatacgacttattcaccgagtccataatAGGCCGGgcatggtatatgatatagctatgcatgattttatttcataaggtacaggtacagtgatttcttgattgtcatacttgtctcctgtaatctctatttctgtCACGATccactttattgtatttcatgctttatatactcagtacatacctcgtactgaccccctttcttcgggggggaggggggctgcgtttcatgcccgcaggtacagatactcgatttggtgatcctccagcttaggacttttgctcagctgttttggagagctccattgttccggagcctagactattttggtacagatcttttgatgtagacttatgtttgtccaggggtacggcggggccctatcccgtcatatttcactactgatactcttagaggtctgtagacatatgtgtgggttgtatataggtgtTGTTCAGCTGTGTCAATATGACTTATTTTGGGGATGTTCCtgtacgtagtggcagccttgttggcttgcgtattgtgttatctTTTGGTTCGATGTGGCTCCTCAGGAGATGGGCTTATTATGATATATAGCATTCTGAGATAATGTCttgtttttgcaagtttccatattgtccttagtttcagtctattatatctaacaggtatgtttacgagtgtccagctcgggcactagtcacggcccatggggttgggtcgtgacagtgtggGATGGTGCCTTGAGAGGACCGACCGGATGCCCGTTTCCACGCCACGCGGATACCGAATTTTGGAAGCACGTGAGGcgtcatccttttcatcctcgcatccttgactactttgACCTGCGTGGATTTAGGGGAGTAGTAGAGGtaggatgtgtatcatatgattgggcagtcatcactgcacttatagagagatggcgtcctgagacgcacacctttcatctgcgtacgggtgaggcgaccatcacattacaagatattgagctcatgtttggcatggttgttgatggtaatcccttgaatgatcttaatgctagaaatataagtattgttgggtggcaacaattgatccatgagcttactggttgggcacccggtctggattgttttaatggtgttagtaggttagaagtaaataaattaattgaatatattaggggcttagatgacattacagatcagaccccagaaattgatgtgcaacagcgggttaggttgtacttgctatggctttgtggcggcacaatatttccggataagtccggtgatttacttaatttagactatttacttgacatgcgtgaccttagagcaatgagtagacaagcttggggagcagctgcattgtcatatttgtatacttgtttatgccgcgcttcgttgaggaaagccaaggatgtgtgtggattcatttccttattgcaggtacgtgacctttaaaattatataattttatttggttgtcctatttgatagttataaggtttttatgtatttattttaaatttttaatataggtttgggcttgggagcgaatTATACCGATGCAGCCACCACCCAGGGCCCTTCAGCCACACACGGCTCTGGCACGAAAGTGGACTCATCGTAAAGCTCGCTAAAATGAGGCACGTATTGTGCTACCCATATATAGGAATGTATTGGACAACCTAACAGATGGtcaggtattttatcataattatggttgttaatgacgttttgatataatagttacgcttatgtgtaatttatttattttattattatgtaattttatgttctttctatcgTAGTTTATGTGGCAGCCTTATTCAGAGGCCATCATTAATGGACTCCCTGAGTGGTGTCGGCGTGGCCGAGTTATTTGGATGGCGCAGGTTCCCCTTATTTGTAGGATCTATCAAGAGTGGCACATGGTAGACTGCGTTCTCAGACAGTTCGGTAAGAAGCAACATATTCCGGGACCATGTGCCGAGATTGATCCTTTTCATTACAAATGTGACAAGCGGTATGTTATAACAGTGGAGGATCAACAAAATTTTACACAAACGTACTTTTTGTGGGAAAATCGTCGACAAAGGGTAATTCTGGCCGAGTATGAAACTCAAGACCCAGAGTCATTATCAgagtatttttgttggtatcgaCGTCACTCGCGCACTTTCATAGGAAATCCTGCGCATAATGTGGATAAAGGATACCAACACATGGCAGGCAGGCATGAGGCActggtacgtacattacattccattagatgtttgatgtctttatatgtgtcttagaccactatcaaatcttgtaatttttttttaggcTTTAGGACATCAAGAATCGTACAGGTTGGCTCATCAGACTATCCAAGATCCAACCAAGTCTAATGAAGTGAAGGAAATAGCAGAGATGTTTAACCACATTAATACAGAGTCCATGGCTGCTGCCTCTCTGGGGACGATGTTGAGTTTCGCTCCCAATTATACACCATCGGCAGAGTATGTTGAGCCGCCTACTGTGCAAGTGCTCGTCATCAACGTCCTAATGTACCAAGACCTGCGGCGCGTGGTAGAGGACGCCAATCAAGTAACAGACGGGGTCGAGGTCCCGTGGATCACCAGTTGGTTGATGAGGAAGAGGTTCATTTTGATCAAGATATGCCCATCTCAACGATGCCTGCAGCTGATGATGTATATTACCCAATAATAGATTTTATGTCCAGCTCATCGACGTCTGCTCCCGAGGTCCAATCACCAGAGATAATCAGAAGTGAGGGGCCTTTTCAGGCATTCACATCGTAAAATAATTTGTAAAATTTTTGTTGTTAAAACGCAGAATGCATGCAGTCGTCAAATCTGTCATGCAATCGTCAAATCAAGCGCGCATTCGTAAAATCAAAcagtaaatattttttttcaacATCAGCATTATGACATTCAAAGGTCCATGAATCATTTGTTTTATATACCAGTTAAGATTTGTACTCTGCATATCTCTCTgaattctccacttctctcttgtAGACTTCATTTTTCACGGATTCTCAACTTCTCTCTTGCATTCTCCATTAATTTTTACTTTTGTATTCTGTTGAAAATAATATGGCGGACAATTATGTAAGAGTTAATTTAtattggggtggtgaagttgtgtacGAAGAAGGTTCAGTGAGATATAACCGTCGTCCGGGAGCCGTacaaaggtttccaatttccctcaaatacgatcgtctacaacgtgttttcataagcaaaatggcCATATTTGATCCTAACCTTTCAGTGGTTATCACTGGACGATATCCAACATCAATTACGGCTAGGGGATTTCCCATTTACGAGGAAACTCTTATTTCGGACGATGACTCCTTATCGTTATTTCTTCGAAGTCTTGATATATTTAGCAATCATATCAGTATAGCGACACTTGACATGTATGCAATTGTTGAACGCTCTACTAATGTTGAAGCACCCACTgacgatgagtttgatattcgGGATACTACGTATCTTCCCGCTATGAATATTGGGCTTCAAAGAGGTACACTTCAACAAGAAACAATGGTAGGAGTTGGTAGCCAGTCACATAACTTTGGTTGGACTATGCAGAGCTGTGATATTCCTGGACCGATTAGTGCTCCAAATACAAGTGAATTAGGTGGCGGGAGTATAGTTCGATATCGCCCTACTCAAGTGGAGTCATTTACATAAAGGTAAATATAACGATGTTTTTTCGCTTAAACTAGGAGACTTCTAACTAATTGTTTCTGAGATTTGAACCCCTTGAATTTTCCTATGTTTGTAGGTGtaacgattttgaagaaaaccccgtattaactcagctcacacaaattgtgagcaataatgATGTAGCTAATGATCACTCCGATGAGTCAGATAGTGATATCCCATTAGATCACACAGAAACAGACGATGATCACTCATCTGATGATGATGGTCATTCTTATGAAGACATTACTACTCGAAGTGATGGTAACGTTAGCTACCATTCTAATGCGATTCCATATTTGGATAACACAGAAGAAGGCCCGGATGATTTTGCCTTCATGAGGGATGACGGTCCAGTTCGATCTGCACTTTGGGATTGTAAAAAACCTGAATTTATCAGATCAGGTTAGTATGGTGGCAatgaatattctttttatttgttggcccatttttaaggggttgataattttccttgtattatgcaaataggtatgttatttcagaacaagcaagaaatgaaaggcgcagtgagacaatattgtctcaaagaaaagaaagagttcatttgtgatcagtccaaaggtaaattttggagggttatttgcaagcgtcatatgttgggatgtgagtggatgatccgttttacagaaatttcaagtggtatgtggaaggCTGGCAAAGCGGTTCTCCACCACAATTGTCTCACGAATGATTACAGAAAGAATCATTccaatttgaacagtcacctaattgctactacgttgataccatatattatggtcgatccatacatcaatattaagtcagttcagcaaaaaataaaaggattgcatacgtttactcctagttatagaaaagcacaaaaggggcgtaagaaaactattgaaatggtatttggtgattttgaaacctttttcaagacattgccccgatacatggctgccttaaaatatttcaatccggggaccgttgttgagtgggagcaccaatcaactacaatgcaaggtgaacacatcttcaagtttctgttctcggcttataaaccaagcatcgatggattcaaaagttgcaggcctgttatctcaatagacggtactcatctgtacggtaagtatgagatgaaactgctaattgctgttggaattgatgtgaataataacatttttccacttgcatatgctatagttgcacgtgagagctttgagtcctggacgtggttccttgtgttgttgCGGACACATATTGTTCGTGATAgacaaggaattggacttatttctgaccgtcatcagggcatcttgcaatgtgtccaaacacatgattggtcacaaccaccatccacacaccataggttttgcgttcggcatttgaaaagcaacttcaataaaaagttcctcagcaatgaccttgagaagctaatgtggttggcggctgcagagcaccagaagaagaagtataaaatgaggatggaacaaatcaaaacaatgtcaCCTCCAGCGCATATGTGGTTAAAAGCTCTTCCGGAGGAGAAATGAACATTGCataaggacaacggtcataggcggggggctatgacaacgaatgtctccgagtcttacaacggtttattgaagaaagctcgtggattgcccgttactgccatggtccattatacgtttaaaaatcttgttgatcggtttgttgagagaagcacccttactgatttgttgattgcggataaaaagttttggtcgcgcgctgttgaaaagaaatttgatgaatactgggagaggtccctaaagcatactgacatgcagcaatacaatgcaactgaaggggtctttgagattctgacatttgcacacgaaggtaaagGCTGAAATCtccataaagtctctgccgaagggaaaaagtgttcgtatgggaagtggagaaactaccatatgccatgttcacatgcaattaaattttgtgatatccgcggaattcaaccaaagacctatgttagcaagtactacagttgcaggttttacaagcaaacgtacagtggaaatttttcaccgttgggtgatgaggcatattggccaccttttcccttcagtttaattgcaaacactgaatacgagcgaacttcaggagcgcagactacaactagaaggaggaatgaaatggatataactcctgctcgcatggctagaaagtgtagtacgtgcaaacAAACAGGTCATCGCTGCCCcaacagaaatcagtagttgttgttgcttgttggtttttatgttttttcttaagttgtacgattgttgtttccttatgtaatcttccaagaatatataacatgtcttgtgccgtttaatagttagtatgtaatttaacatttactactcagttaatgtgtgacgtttatttaacttatattttattttttatttctgttcgcatatataacactgaataactatatgctttaaaaattaaaaaaatcaataaaatttaaatagaggcaacgtcttacAAACTATTTGTAAAACGCTGGGGAAAAAATTAATGAAaggtggactgatccacgttatacaaattgGATCAGTCCACGTAtaccttttaaattttttttaaaatttttctgTGATTGTTCtgacaatggaaaaaaaaattggggtataaacGTGGATTAACGTGGACTGATTCACGTGATACCCGTTTTGGTCTGTAAATTTTTGGCTacccccttttggtttataccgtgtatttttatacctttagGCAATGTCACAGTTGAACGTCCCAAGTCCAAAGAGGCAATTGCAAGATATTAATTTATTCCAAGAACCCTGGAATTATGACTTATGAGCCATTATAATTAGTCAACTTGGCAGCACTCTAAAAAAGTATTTGTATGTGGGACTTTAGAATGATGTGCAGCACATTTTCTTTTTGGATGTTGGTGGATGAGGAAGCAAAAGAGCTTATCTGTATGATTGATGTTGAGATACCAACTATGTGGACAAGTAAGGTTTCAGAGGAAAAGAATATATTCTGGGACCAGGGAGTTAAGGTTGTGTCAATAAGCACACAACAATAAATCTAGTGGAGATTCTCAATATGAAAGAGAGAAACTTCCACTGCTTATCAGTGGCAAATATTATAAAAATCCAGTCCACGTTCAATATTCGTAGACTATATACATGTTAAAAGAAGCCAATATGAATTGACTTTTTAACCATAGCAAGAAAAGGAATTGACTACCAAATAAGTACTGAAAGCACTAGTTAACAATGAATTTCTGTCTCTGGTTGTTGTTAGACTTGTGTACTAGGGAAGAACAAATCCAAGCCTCCTCTCCTCAAAAGAATACTCAATCTCTTCTGGAATCTTCTCAACAAGCTTGGAATTGTAAGGAACAACAGCATACTGGGCGGGTGTCATAGCCGTCTGCATAGGTGCAGACACAGTTAATGGAGTAGAAGGGACAGGAATTGGTGGCTTTGCTATAGGAGTTCTGTTCTCTTCTTCTGTGGTATAAACTGTCTTCACTGGAGTAGAGAATGGAATATTGTGGCTACTTGGAAGCATTTTATTCGCCATCTCAGTGTGCTTTCTATTCAGATCTTCCAAAATGTTAGCTGCATTGGACTTTGATGAATCGGTGGAAGAAATGGGCGAGAAAGGCTTCCGTGTCATTGTTTTCTCTATCTCACCAACCTTCTTCAAAGGAAGTCCAGCAAGATCCAAACCTTTCCTCCCTACACGAAACAAGTGTAATATATTAGAAAAAGCCTTCGCGAATCACAATTGTTTAATGCACATCTCACAAAAAGAATATATACAAAAATGTGATACCTTTAATTGCCAGAGGAAAGATCATATAAGGAGATTAAATTTGTAAGAAATTACCTGCTGATAAAACTGGCAATTCATCATCGGTAGAATGATTAAATTGATCTCTTTGATGAAAGAGATCAGATTTCTTTGCGTGATGTGTGTTCGGGGTAGCTTTGGTCGAATGGAGCTCAGGCTTCGGAGTTTGGGTCATTGTTCCTCCAATAGAAAGCTTCGGAGTTTGGAGCATTGTTCCACCAACAGAAAGCCTTCTATTGGTTGCACCACCACATGACATTCTACGACCCTTTTTGGCACTTTGGTTCTTCATAGGGCTGGGCTTTGAGCCATAGATAGCCTCATGTTCTGCCATTAATTGCCCCTGAAGTTTCTTCTGGTCCTGAGATAAGATAAATGTGAAGGTTTAAAGAGACTGACTCTCTCAATGATAAGCAAACATTTTTAGCTTCAACAAAAAGTCAATTGAGAGTTCAGTTCGTACTCGTTGTCTTTTACGTTCTTCCTCCTTTTCGTGCCGTAAGATGTTATACTCTTCAAGCATAGCCAGAAGACGGATCTAGcagaaattaaataaaaaactTGAGGAAAAATGCTCACGTGTCTGCAACTTATTATACCAGAAAATTGACATATTATAAAAAGGCAAAAGTGGAGAGTACATACTCCATCATAAGTGAAATCAATTCCTCTCTCACTTTCCCATGCTTTTGTTTTTGATGCCAGTGCGTCTACCATGGCTGTTCAACAACATTAATAAGTTCAAAGATTATTATCAGGCAATATATTTGTTTATCAATTAAAAACTTTGTCCTTCTCAACACTGAAATTTCATCACCGGGTCTATGAGAGAAAACATTAACAGGTTCTTATAGAAATGAGACTCCCCAAACAATGGGAATTAATACAAACTGTCAAGAAAGTAATAGTTCAGAGATAACAATTATAACATTATTTTTTCTAAGCACTGGAATCACCGGATCTATGAGACAATAATATTTTCAGATTAGAAATGAGGCTCTCCAGACAAAAGGGACAAACAATCAGGAAGTAACTTATACCTGGAAGCTTATTAACTAAAGTACGAGCTTTCTCAGCACGCTTCAGAGTAAGGTGGGCACCTCGTCCAGCATTGTAGCGATTGTCATCCTGGGCAGGAGTTAAAGGAGATAATTAAGTAATTATGTGTATACTACTTATAAAGCGCATGACAATCCAAGTCAAAAGCGAACCAACCCTGTTATATTCTTCAAGCCAACACTCCTCCTCGCATGCAGCTATCCATTTCTCCACCTTGTCTAATATTTCTTTCCTGCTGAAAGCTTCTTCTTTAACTTGAGCTATTTGGAGCTCAATTTGCTCAAGGATAGAAGCAGCATCAACAGCTCCTTCAAGAGAGAAAAGGGAAAAGACCTTGACATTAATCACATATAAAGGTCATAAGCTTAGACGAGGTCCACTTTCTTGACTAGATAAATACCAGATTCAATAGCTTCAATAGCTACATCCATTGCATTATCTGAATCAGCAACCATGTGCATTCTTCTGCAGATCTCTTCTAATTCGGACCTCTTCTTTACAACAAGCTCTTTCATTTTGCTTGCTTTCAACTCTTCCAAGCGGGACAATTCTCCCTCAACCTTGATAGTTAAATATTAAGTGTCAGTACCAATAGTTTCACTCACAATAGACAAAGGAATGGTCTTGCAGTGGGATGAGGCCAAATAATTCATCTAATTCTACAATTACTATAACTTACATAATTAATGAATTCCACCGACAGGATATTTGGCTCCGTTATCTCATGTTCTGAGGCAGCTATCTTACAAGTAACATTCTGAAAAACCTGTTGCTCTTCAATGGGGGTGTCCATTAAATTCCATAGTTCCAACATGGAAGATGCAAGATCTTGCAGCTGCAACAATAAGAAGGTCAACAATGTCTATTGAGcgagaaagggaaaaaaaaatcagTCACTTCAGCGAGcgagaaagggaaaaaaaaatcagTCACTTCAGAACAATTTAATCATGTGCATACCCGTTGCATTCTGAGTAACTTAACCTCTCGTAGTCTTCCTATTGCAGCAGCCAAATGTTGGATTGTATCATTACTTATACTCTTTGTTCCTTCAGATTCCCCTAGACTCGGATGAACCTCATTGACAGTATGTTTAAAATCCATACCCAGAACCAGGCATTGTGAGTTCAAAGTACTTAGGCGGTCCAAGACCTGCTTTAAGCGTTCACTCTGCCGCAAAAGGATAGTAAAAGCCAGTCAAAATAAGTTCTTATTTCATTTGGTAGGGGGTGTGGGGATTTGGAAAAACTGAATTTGGTGCAGCAGAATATTAACCACCTTCTCTTTTTGAAGTGCCAGCAGTTCTGCATGTAATTCCTCTAGCTTTCTTATTGATAAATCACTTTCATCTACTACCACAGTAGTAGAAGTACAACCAGTGGGCCTAAATATT
The nucleotide sequence above comes from Lycium barbarum isolate Lr01 chromosome 3, ASM1917538v2, whole genome shotgun sequence. Encoded proteins:
- the LOC132631765 gene encoding 65-kDa microtubule-associated protein 3; the protein is MTAAQSDPIQQMETTCGTLLYELQIIWDEVGEPDTERDKMLYELERECLEVYRRKVDQANKSRAQLRQAIADSEAELAAICAAMGERPVHIRQSDQSLGGLKAELRTILPELDEMRNRKSERKNQFIEVTKQIQKIRDEIFRPTGCTSTTVVVDESDLSIRKLEELHAELLALQKEKSERLKQVLDRLSTLNSQCLVLGMDFKHTVNEVHPSLGESEGTKSISNDTIQHLAAAIGRLREVKLLRMQRLQDLASSMLELWNLMDTPIEEQQVFQNVTCKIAASEHEITEPNILSVEFINYVEGELSRLEELKASKMKELVVKKRSELEEICRRMHMVADSDNAMDVAIEAIESGAVDAASILEQIELQIAQVKEEAFSRKEILDKVEKWIAACEEECWLEEYNRDDNRYNAGRGAHLTLKRAEKARTLVNKLPAMVDALASKTKAWESERGIDFTYDGIRLLAMLEEYNILRHEKEEERKRQRDQKKLQGQLMAEHEAIYGSKPSPMKNQSAKKGRRMSCGGATNRRLSVGGTMLQTPKLSIGGTMTQTPKPELHSTKATPNTHHAKKSDLFHQRDQFNHSTDDELPVLSAGRKGLDLAGLPLKKVGEIEKTMTRKPFSPISSTDSSKSNAANILEDLNRKHTEMANKMLPSSHNIPFSTPVKTVYTTEEENRTPIAKPPIPVPSTPLTVSAPMQTAMTPAQYAVVPYNSKLVEKIPEEIEYSFEERRLGFVLP